A genome region from Streptomyces xanthophaeus includes the following:
- a CDS encoding FAD binding domain-containing protein has product MDLNTITEIVRRPPDRPGADWREGDAWLAGGTWLFSVEQPDLRRLVDLTTLPWAPLVPTDKGLEIGATCTVREFHAFRPPADWTAGSLFATACEAFLSSFKVWNAATVGGNICMSLPAGPMITLTVALEARYELWAPDGTTRTVDALDFVTGNHQNALAPGEILRRIEIPVHSLRKRTAHRRFTLTRLGRSTVFLIGTRTPGNNDLLLTVTAGTTRPVRMVFDTMPDAPTLQQSIDVIPTDLWFDDPNGTPGHRRHLTKHFAEEIRRELASGSPT; this is encoded by the coding sequence GTGGACCTCAACACGATCACCGAAATCGTCCGGCGTCCCCCCGACCGGCCGGGCGCGGACTGGCGCGAAGGCGATGCCTGGCTCGCCGGCGGGACGTGGCTGTTCTCGGTGGAACAGCCGGACCTGCGCCGCTTGGTCGACCTGACCACCCTGCCGTGGGCCCCCCTCGTCCCCACCGACAAGGGCCTCGAAATCGGCGCCACCTGCACCGTCCGCGAGTTCCACGCCTTCCGGCCCCCGGCCGACTGGACCGCCGGATCCCTGTTCGCGACGGCCTGCGAGGCGTTCCTGTCCTCCTTCAAGGTGTGGAACGCGGCGACCGTGGGCGGAAACATCTGCATGTCGCTGCCGGCCGGCCCCATGATCACGCTGACGGTCGCGCTGGAGGCACGCTACGAACTGTGGGCCCCCGACGGGACGACGCGCACCGTCGACGCCCTCGACTTCGTGACCGGCAACCACCAGAACGCCCTCGCCCCCGGGGAGATCCTGCGACGCATCGAGATCCCGGTGCACAGCCTGCGCAAACGCACCGCGCACCGCCGGTTCACCCTGACCCGCCTCGGCCGCTCGACGGTGTTCCTCATCGGTACGCGCACGCCGGGGAACAACGACCTGCTGCTCACCGTCACGGCCGGCACCACCCGACCCGTGCGCATGGTCTTCGACACCATGCCCGACGCCCCGACCCTGCAGCAGAGCATCGACGTCATCCCCACCGACCTCTGGTTCGACGATCCCAACGGCACTCCCGGCCACCGCCGCCATCTGACGAAGCACTTCGCCGAGGAGATCCGCCGTGAACTCGCGTCCGGGAGCCCGACATGA
- a CDS encoding ketopantoate reductase family protein → MRYIIIGAGAVGATIGGRLAEAGGEVVLVARGAHAQALRTEGLRLTTADGTRVHRLPVVTGPDELGELRPDDVLLLSVKTQDAIAALDAWGDAEVAGGGTAAQRLPVLCAQNGVESERLALRRFARVYGVCVWLPATFLEPGVVSALCAPLTGVLHVGRAAGGTDAVSRAVAADLGKAGFEAPPTQDVMRWKYAKLLGNLGNAIQATTGPEPDPVKAALLLRAVREGKAAFGAAGIAYASDAEQASAREGKVNQPAGVRGGSSWQSLARGTGSVEADYLNGEISLLGRLHGVPTPVNDVLRHAANIFAREGLPPGAMSAVDLTALADEAAARV, encoded by the coding sequence ATGCGTTACATCATCATCGGCGCGGGCGCGGTCGGCGCCACCATCGGCGGACGGCTCGCGGAGGCGGGCGGCGAGGTCGTACTCGTCGCCCGCGGCGCGCACGCGCAGGCCCTGCGGACCGAGGGGCTGCGGCTCACGACGGCCGACGGGACCCGGGTGCACCGGCTGCCCGTCGTCACCGGACCGGACGAACTGGGTGAACTGCGCCCGGACGACGTGCTGTTGCTGTCCGTGAAGACCCAGGACGCCATCGCCGCGCTCGACGCGTGGGGCGACGCGGAGGTCGCGGGCGGCGGTACGGCCGCGCAGCGGCTGCCGGTGCTGTGTGCACAGAACGGCGTGGAGAGCGAGCGGCTGGCGCTACGGCGCTTCGCGCGCGTGTACGGGGTGTGCGTATGGCTGCCCGCCACCTTCCTGGAGCCGGGCGTGGTCTCGGCGCTGTGCGCGCCGCTGACCGGGGTCCTGCACGTGGGCCGGGCGGCGGGCGGCACGGACGCCGTGTCCCGGGCCGTCGCGGCCGACCTCGGCAAGGCCGGCTTCGAGGCGCCGCCGACCCAGGACGTGATGCGGTGGAAGTACGCGAAGCTGCTCGGGAACCTGGGCAACGCGATCCAGGCGACGACCGGACCGGAGCCGGACCCGGTGAAGGCCGCGCTGCTCCTGCGGGCCGTCCGTGAGGGCAAGGCCGCCTTCGGCGCGGCGGGCATCGCCTACGCCTCGGACGCCGAGCAGGCGTCGGCGCGCGAGGGCAAGGTGAACCAGCCGGCAGGGGTGCGGGGCGGCTCGTCCTGGCAGAGCCTGGCGCGGGGCACGGGCTCGGTGGAGGCGGACTACCTCAACGGGGAGATCTCCCTGCTGGGCCGGCTGCACGGGGTGCCGACCCCGGTCAACGACGTCCTGCGGCACGCGGCGAACATCTTCGCCCGGGAGGGCCTGCCGCCGGGCGCGATGTCCGCCGTGGACCTGACGGCCCTCGCGGACGAGGCGGCGGCCCGCGTCTAG
- a CDS encoding DsbA family protein: MQIRTVRRLAAAVAWGALAVAAAGCGQGVSATSSTGAAPPASYAGITDLPEALAADGTTITVGDPLAKTVVRLYEDPRCPVVLDFESTGAKAIRAQTFRRQVRTEYTFASFKDDRLGGDGSKRAVNALRAALDGQKFAEYHAVLIGNQTAVEESGGFTTERLLALAEQVPGLRGEAFDTAVSTMKYQDFVTASQSAYRQTGDDPIGPGTPAVVINSKMVPEQFWGFLFEEQLASDLLNIVRIDPVGWQNYRV; encoded by the coding sequence ATGCAGATCAGAACAGTCAGACGGCTGGCCGCCGCGGTTGCGTGGGGTGCGCTCGCGGTGGCCGCGGCCGGCTGCGGGCAGGGGGTGTCCGCCACCTCGTCGACCGGGGCCGCGCCGCCGGCTTCGTACGCGGGGATCACCGACCTGCCCGAGGCCCTGGCGGCGGACGGCACGACGATCACGGTGGGGGACCCGCTCGCGAAGACGGTCGTCCGGCTCTACGAGGACCCGCGGTGCCCGGTCGTGCTGGACTTCGAGTCGACCGGAGCCAAGGCGATCCGCGCGCAGACGTTCAGGCGTCAGGTGAGGACGGAGTACACCTTCGCCTCCTTCAAGGACGACAGGCTGGGCGGTGACGGCTCCAAGCGCGCCGTCAACGCCCTTCGCGCAGCGCTGGACGGGCAGAAGTTCGCCGAGTACCACGCCGTGCTGATCGGGAACCAGACGGCGGTCGAGGAGTCGGGCGGCTTCACCACGGAGCGTCTGCTCGCGCTGGCCGAGCAGGTGCCAGGTCTGCGCGGCGAGGCCTTCGACACCGCGGTGTCCACCATGAAGTACCAGGACTTCGTCACCGCCTCACAGTCGGCGTACCGGCAGACGGGCGACGACCCGATCGGACCGGGCACCCCCGCCGTCGTGATCAACTCCAAGATGGTCCCCGAGCAGTTCTGGGGATTCCTCTTCGAGGAGCAGCTCGCCTCGGATCTGCTGAACATCGTCCGGATCGATCCCGTCGGCTGGCAGAACTACCGCGTGTAG
- a CDS encoding DUF1697 domain-containing protein: MTKKATKKYAALLRGINVGGNKKVPMAELRALLEGLGHGDVATYLQSGNAVFSSAQQDPTALARELEAAIEAHFGFRVACLVLDGAYLRAVAEACPFPAAELEGKQLHVTFCSEQPGPERFAALDGAAYLPEEYRIGERVLYLYVPEGLGRSKLAEALAKPAVVKGIDVTTRNWNTLAKLVELTAV; the protein is encoded by the coding sequence ATGACGAAGAAGGCGACGAAGAAGTACGCGGCCCTGCTGCGCGGGATCAATGTCGGCGGGAACAAGAAGGTCCCGATGGCGGAGCTGCGTGCGCTGCTGGAGGGGCTCGGGCACGGCGACGTGGCGACGTACCTGCAGAGCGGCAACGCCGTCTTCAGCAGCGCGCAGCAGGACCCTACGGCCCTCGCCCGGGAACTGGAGGCGGCCATCGAGGCCCACTTCGGCTTCCGCGTGGCCTGCCTGGTGCTGGACGGCGCATACCTGCGTGCCGTCGCCGAGGCCTGTCCGTTCCCGGCCGCGGAGCTGGAGGGCAAGCAGCTGCACGTCACCTTCTGCTCCGAACAGCCCGGCCCGGAGCGGTTCGCCGCGCTCGACGGGGCGGCGTACCTCCCCGAGGAGTACCGGATCGGCGAGCGCGTCCTGTACCTCTACGTCCCCGAGGGCCTGGGCCGCTCCAAGCTCGCCGAGGCCCTCGCCAAGCCCGCCGTCGTCAAGGGCATCGACGTGACCACCCGCAACTGGAACACCCTCGCCAAGCTCGTGGAGCTGACCGCGGTCTGA
- a CDS encoding maleylpyruvate isomerase N-terminal domain-containing protein: MQLGQQLLGTGRRWWAAIVAAGPAEAPPAKDAAQAPRELEALLAWYAESNELLLGALREAGPERECWTWWAAGASPTHAWGVARRRVHEVLVHTYDAQLGAGAVQPMPADVAIDGVAGQLLLYVWGRLTLSGLKIEGDQQVFEQLIAWEPEE; this comes from the coding sequence GTGCAGCTCGGTCAGCAGCTCCTGGGTACGGGCCGGCGCTGGTGGGCCGCAATCGTCGCCGCGGGCCCGGCCGAGGCTCCGCCGGCCAAGGATGCCGCGCAGGCGCCGCGCGAGCTCGAGGCGCTGCTGGCCTGGTACGCCGAGTCGAACGAGCTGCTGCTCGGTGCGCTGCGCGAGGCCGGCCCGGAGCGCGAGTGCTGGACGTGGTGGGCCGCCGGCGCGTCGCCGACGCATGCCTGGGGCGTTGCCCGGCGCCGGGTGCACGAGGTGCTCGTGCACACCTACGACGCCCAGCTCGGCGCAGGCGCCGTGCAGCCGATGCCGGCGGACGTCGCGATCGACGGCGTGGCCGGGCAGCTGCTCCTCTACGTCTGGGGCCGCCTCACGCTGAGCGGCCTGAAGATCGAGGGCGACCAGCAGGTGTTCGAGCAGCTGATCGCCTGGGAGCCCGAGGAGTAG
- the mgt gene encoding macrolide-inactivating glycosyltransferase, translating to MTAAEPAHIAMFSIAAHGHVNPSIEVIRELVARGHRVSYAIPASFAGKVAETGATPVIYTSTLPTDDEPEAWGTELIDNLEPFLKDAVQALPQLAAAFEGDEPDLVLHDITSYPAPVLAHRWGVPAVSLSPNLVAWDGYEQEVAEPMFAGLKASERGRAYYEAFAAWLAGNGLGDDVDRFQGRPRRSIVLIPRVLQPHADRVDGSVYTFVGACQGDRSATQGTWHSPPAAEGKKIVLVSLGSAFTKQTAFYRACIEAFADLPDWYLVLQIGKFTVEADLGPVPANAEVHRWVPQLDILRRADAFITHAGAGGSQEGLATATPMVAVPQAVDQFGNADMLVSLGVARHVPMADADAATLREAVLQLVADPEVAARAEAVRAQMATEGGTREAADLIEAELP from the coding sequence ATGACTGCAGCCGAGCCCGCCCACATCGCCATGTTCTCCATCGCCGCCCACGGGCACGTGAACCCGAGCATCGAGGTGATCCGCGAACTCGTGGCCCGGGGCCACCGCGTCAGCTACGCCATCCCGGCCTCCTTCGCCGGGAAGGTCGCGGAGACCGGCGCCACGCCCGTGATCTACACCTCCACACTCCCGACCGACGACGAGCCGGAGGCCTGGGGCACCGAGCTCATCGACAACCTGGAGCCGTTCCTGAAGGACGCCGTCCAGGCGCTCCCGCAGCTCGCCGCCGCCTTCGAGGGAGACGAGCCGGACCTCGTGCTCCACGACATCACCTCCTACCCGGCGCCCGTGCTCGCCCATCGCTGGGGCGTCCCGGCCGTCTCCCTCTCCCCGAACCTGGTCGCCTGGGACGGATACGAGCAGGAGGTGGCCGAGCCGATGTTCGCCGGGCTGAAGGCCTCCGAGCGCGGCCGGGCCTACTACGAGGCCTTCGCGGCCTGGCTCGCCGGGAACGGCCTCGGCGACGACGTCGACCGCTTCCAGGGCCGCCCGCGGCGCAGCATCGTCCTCATCCCGCGGGTGTTGCAGCCGCACGCCGACCGGGTCGACGGGTCCGTGTACACCTTCGTCGGTGCCTGCCAGGGCGACCGCAGCGCCACCCAGGGCACCTGGCACAGTCCCCCGGCCGCCGAGGGCAAGAAGATCGTGCTCGTCTCGCTCGGCTCCGCCTTCACCAAACAGACGGCCTTCTACCGCGCCTGCATCGAGGCCTTCGCGGACCTGCCCGACTGGTATCTCGTCCTCCAGATCGGCAAGTTCACCGTCGAGGCGGACCTGGGCCCCGTCCCCGCCAACGCAGAGGTCCACCGCTGGGTTCCCCAGCTGGACATCCTGCGCCGGGCCGACGCCTTCATCACCCACGCGGGCGCCGGCGGCAGCCAGGAGGGGCTCGCCACCGCCACCCCGATGGTCGCCGTCCCGCAGGCCGTCGACCAGTTCGGCAACGCCGACATGCTCGTCTCCCTCGGCGTGGCCCGGCACGTCCCGATGGCGGACGCCGACGCGGCGACCCTGCGCGAGGCGGTCCTCCAGCTGGTCGCCGACCCCGAGGTCGCCGCCCGCGCGGAGGCCGTCCGCGCGCAGATGGCGACCGAGGGCGGCACACGGGAGGCGGCCGACCTCATCGAGGCCGAACTGCCGTAG
- a CDS encoding FUSC family protein, protein MCAEHDGRAGRGPSVVTRRALRTTLSACVSFFVCLYALDRPVAATYALFAAVSMAALSHIPGTGRQRAAVMVKATPVAWVLLTIGTYLAIRTWSAVAGMLLIGFALAFVAAAGPRAAGAAPGLQLLYILPCFPPYAPDTLVERLAGATFGLLLLVLAEAFVLPEEPGPTYRRLAAGVSGTAARCVAELGRAPYTLSAASAESARAAGESLRPFRTDEADRPAGPGLRDRALSHAGLAARTLLARLVNLPPPPPPPVPMAQEPEILTAVGRAVTETAALLDGRGDTTEAADALRRVREQAAASAAREAPTTAARGRRRAALLEVTDAAVALATAAELAVRGRRARVPEDVDSGRFWYAGKRAPRLWWHRLAGHAGPRSVYFQNAVRISLALAAARTVAGVDSLPHGFWAMLAVLSLTRTTAAQTRATVRVAITGTMLGALATGLLLALIGGHTTVYAIALPFVMLTAFRVGPVRGVGWAQGLFTLVVAFVFAQLAPVTWQLAEVRILDVIIGSLIGVVFGVLAWPRGAQRELHRAVALLLTTEAETVERTTAAVREGGPGHVPDDRPLQHALIMAETAFAQHQSEPRTSENPRTDWHAAMMSGHHTLWGSRRLFVRGGPAVGPANGARLDGRATGVATRMREAAERVGAAPAEAADPLSAPPPGGSAADEPPGVSSPRFFAALAWLDSLNVDVDRMTGSDHPTGAAGPNGSPGAAGAAGDAGGAGGAGPS, encoded by the coding sequence ATGTGCGCCGAACATGACGGACGCGCCGGCCGGGGTCCCTCGGTCGTGACGCGGCGCGCCCTGCGCACCACCCTCTCCGCGTGCGTCTCGTTCTTCGTGTGCCTGTACGCGCTGGACCGGCCGGTGGCGGCGACGTACGCGCTGTTCGCCGCGGTGTCGATGGCGGCCCTCTCCCACATCCCCGGCACCGGGCGCCAGCGGGCGGCCGTCATGGTCAAGGCGACGCCGGTGGCCTGGGTGCTGCTGACCATCGGCACCTACCTGGCGATCCGGACCTGGAGCGCCGTGGCCGGCATGCTCCTCATCGGCTTCGCCCTGGCCTTCGTGGCGGCGGCCGGGCCCCGCGCGGCGGGCGCGGCCCCAGGACTGCAGCTGCTCTACATCCTGCCGTGCTTCCCGCCCTACGCACCGGACACCCTCGTCGAACGGCTCGCGGGGGCCACCTTCGGCCTGCTGCTGCTCGTCCTCGCCGAGGCGTTCGTGCTGCCCGAGGAGCCCGGGCCCACCTACCGCCGGCTGGCCGCCGGTGTGTCCGGCACCGCCGCCCGCTGCGTCGCCGAGCTGGGCCGCGCCCCGTACACGCTGTCCGCCGCCTCGGCGGAGTCGGCGCGGGCGGCCGGCGAGTCGCTGCGGCCCTTCCGGACCGACGAGGCCGACCGCCCCGCCGGGCCGGGCCTGCGGGACCGGGCTCTGTCCCACGCGGGCCTGGCCGCCCGCACGCTCCTCGCCCGCCTCGTGAACCTTCCGCCGCCACCGCCGCCCCCGGTGCCGATGGCGCAGGAGCCCGAGATACTGACCGCGGTCGGCCGGGCCGTCACCGAGACCGCCGCTCTGCTGGACGGCAGGGGCGATACGACCGAAGCGGCCGACGCCCTGCGCCGCGTACGGGAGCAGGCCGCCGCGTCGGCCGCGCGGGAGGCGCCCACGACCGCCGCGCGGGGGCGGCGCCGGGCGGCGCTGCTGGAGGTGACGGACGCGGCCGTGGCCCTGGCGACAGCGGCCGAGCTGGCGGTACGGGGCCGCCGCGCGCGGGTGCCCGAAGACGTCGATTCGGGCCGGTTCTGGTACGCGGGCAAACGCGCGCCGCGCCTGTGGTGGCACCGGCTGGCGGGCCACGCCGGGCCGCGCTCCGTGTACTTCCAGAACGCCGTCCGGATCAGCCTCGCGCTGGCGGCCGCCCGTACGGTCGCGGGCGTGGACTCGCTGCCCCACGGCTTCTGGGCGATGCTGGCCGTCCTCAGCCTGACCCGGACCACCGCCGCCCAGACGCGGGCGACCGTCCGCGTGGCGATCACCGGCACCATGCTCGGCGCCCTGGCCACCGGGCTGCTGCTGGCCCTGATCGGCGGACACACCACCGTCTACGCGATCGCCCTGCCGTTCGTGATGCTCACCGCGTTCCGGGTCGGGCCGGTCCGGGGCGTGGGCTGGGCCCAGGGCCTGTTCACCCTCGTGGTGGCCTTCGTCTTCGCCCAGCTGGCGCCGGTGACCTGGCAGCTGGCCGAGGTCAGGATCCTGGATGTGATCATCGGCAGCCTGATCGGCGTCGTGTTCGGGGTGCTCGCCTGGCCGCGCGGGGCGCAGCGGGAGCTGCACCGGGCGGTCGCCCTGCTGCTGACGACGGAGGCCGAGACGGTCGAGCGCACCACGGCCGCCGTGAGGGAGGGCGGGCCCGGGCACGTCCCCGACGACCGGCCGCTCCAGCACGCGCTGATCATGGCGGAGACCGCGTTCGCGCAGCACCAGAGCGAGCCCCGGACCTCCGAGAACCCCAGGACGGACTGGCACGCGGCCATGATGTCGGGCCATCACACGCTGTGGGGCTCGCGTCGGCTCTTCGTCCGGGGAGGTCCTGCGGTGGGGCCGGCGAACGGCGCCCGGCTGGACGGCCGGGCGACCGGGGTGGCCACGCGCATGCGGGAGGCTGCCGAGCGGGTGGGGGCGGCTCCGGCGGAGGCCGCGGATCCGCTGAGCGCACCGCCGCCCGGCGGGTCCGCGGCGGACGAGCCGCCGGGGGTCTCCTCGCCGCGGTTCTTCGCCGCGCTCGCCTGGCTGGACTCGCTGAACGTCGACGTCGACCGCATGACGGGCTCGGATCACCCGACCGGCGCAGCGGGTCCGAACGGCTCGCCGGGTGCGGCCGGCGCGGCCGGGGATGCCGGGGGTGCCGGGGGTGCCGGGCCTTCCTGA
- a CDS encoding phosphotransferase enzyme family protein gives MDEARARNVLAAAGLTGGVPGGPGDAVLLALGENAVFAVGDLVVKVGREAALLERAERELAVAAWFAASGIPAVRAAEPKPRLVDGHPLTLWHRLPDAVRPAGPGDLAALLRLVHALPEPPFALPARDLLDGVERWLRLAGDAVDPADAAYLRARRDACAAELAALTPRLPPGPVHGDALPRNVHVGPDGPALVDLETVSADLREHDLVVMALSRDRYGMPAEEYEAFVTAYGWDVRDWEGCAVLRGARETASCAWVAQHAPADPRALAEFRRRVTSLREGDRESRWRSF, from the coding sequence ATGGACGAGGCACGGGCGAGGAACGTACTGGCGGCCGCGGGCCTGACCGGGGGCGTGCCCGGGGGTCCCGGGGATGCGGTCCTCCTCGCGCTCGGCGAGAACGCGGTCTTCGCCGTCGGCGACCTGGTGGTGAAGGTGGGCCGGGAGGCGGCTCTGCTGGAGCGGGCCGAGCGGGAACTCGCGGTGGCCGCCTGGTTCGCCGCGTCCGGGATCCCGGCGGTTCGCGCGGCCGAGCCGAAGCCGCGGCTGGTGGACGGGCACCCGCTGACCCTGTGGCACCGGCTCCCGGACGCCGTGCGGCCGGCCGGGCCCGGGGACCTGGCGGCGCTGCTGCGCCTCGTGCACGCCCTGCCCGAGCCGCCGTTCGCCCTGCCCGCACGGGACCTGCTGGACGGGGTCGAGCGCTGGCTGCGGCTGGCGGGGGACGCCGTCGACCCGGCCGACGCGGCCTATCTGCGGGCCCGCCGGGACGCCTGCGCCGCTGAGCTCGCGGCCCTGACCCCCCGGCTACCCCCGGGCCCGGTGCACGGCGACGCCCTGCCCCGCAACGTCCACGTGGGCCCCGACGGCCCGGCCCTGGTCGACCTGGAGACCGTGTCGGCCGATCTGCGCGAGCACGACCTGGTGGTGATGGCGCTCTCCCGCGACCGGTACGGCATGCCAGCCGAGGAGTACGAGGCCTTCGTGACGGCGTACGGGTGGGACGTCCGCGACTGGGAGGGCTGCGCGGTCCTGCGCGGCGCCCGGGAGACGGCCAGCTGCGCCTGGGTCGCTCAGCACGCCCCGGCCGACCCGAGGGCCCTGGCCGAATTCCGCCGCCGCGTGACCTCCCTCAGGGAGGGCGACCGGGAATCTCGGTGGCGCTCCTTCTAG
- a CDS encoding 3'-5' exonuclease, with translation MGDWHGGVLIGFDLETTGTEPGESRIVTAALVEVRAGAVRERRGWLADPGIPIPEGASAIHGISTERAVAEGRPVREVADEVAEALVGHWRAGAVVVAYNAAFDLTLLTAELARHGLPSLADRLGGAQTGPVVDPLTIDRAVDRYRRGKRTLEAVCGVYGVTLDDAHDAGADALAAVQVARAIAERHPQVAALTPADLHARQSTWHARWARDFQSYLRRQGTPDAVIDEAWPLRGLVPA, from the coding sequence ATGGGGGACTGGCACGGCGGTGTGCTGATCGGATTCGACCTGGAGACGACCGGCACGGAGCCGGGGGAATCGCGGATCGTGACGGCGGCCCTGGTCGAGGTGCGGGCCGGAGCGGTGCGCGAGCGGCGCGGCTGGCTCGCGGACCCGGGGATACCGATCCCGGAAGGAGCCTCGGCGATCCACGGGATCAGCACGGAGCGCGCGGTCGCCGAGGGGCGTCCGGTGCGCGAGGTCGCGGACGAGGTCGCCGAGGCCCTGGTCGGCCACTGGCGCGCCGGCGCGGTGGTGGTCGCGTACAACGCGGCCTTCGACCTGACCCTGCTGACGGCCGAGCTGGCCCGGCACGGGCTGCCCTCACTGGCCGACCGGCTGGGCGGGGCACAGACCGGGCCGGTGGTGGACCCGCTGACCATCGACCGGGCCGTGGACCGCTACCGGCGGGGCAAGCGGACCCTGGAGGCGGTCTGCGGGGTGTACGGGGTCACCCTCGACGACGCGCACGACGCCGGGGCGGACGCACTGGCCGCGGTGCAGGTGGCCCGGGCGATAGCCGAGCGGCATCCGCAGGTGGCCGCGCTCACCCCGGCCGACCTGCACGCGCGGCAGAGCACCTGGCACGCCCGCTGGGCCCGGGACTTCCAGTCGTACCTGCGCCGCCAGGGCACCCCGGACGCGGTGATCGACGAGGCCTGGCCGCTGCGGGGCCTGGTCCCGGCCTGA
- a CDS encoding SAV2148 family HEPN domain-containing protein, protein MSSGGLELPPGDSSHEGGPADAPGGVPGGTPAGIPAGAVSLAGGPATAGNAGTGVELDWGTEAWSEVRTRAQRAGRAYIWLNLIEQRLRAVVGAVLRPIYEPVHGTDDWVVAAAGPAGQEWVQRAVAVREVSRRKGYLLDSADDNVLSFLTLPQLRELMVQHWPCFEPYFDDRREIELALDELEVTRNVVSRNRALSRPVLEQAERASARLLEVLGGVSGSPSAERLPIDAVEDLVGDRYADVISVHPDRVRLQRQLPAEDLFGGARRLDAIGIGLNLLVQNFSGRRLVRLTEAGCRVRLLFLNPASSAVKRRERELGLRKGELSRSVEMNILHVRRVRAGLRDPSRFEIHVFDETPRFTAYLVEGQSSGIAVVQSYLRRARGMESPVLVLRGGGRGVPKDAEHGLFTTYREEFESMWEDSRPVS, encoded by the coding sequence GTGAGCTCGGGAGGTCTGGAGCTGCCCCCTGGTGACAGCAGTCACGAGGGTGGCCCGGCGGACGCCCCAGGGGGTGTCCCCGGCGGGACACCCGCGGGGATCCCGGCCGGGGCGGTCTCCCTGGCGGGCGGACCGGCGACGGCCGGGAACGCGGGGACCGGCGTGGAGCTGGACTGGGGCACGGAGGCCTGGAGCGAGGTCCGGACCCGGGCACAGCGGGCCGGCCGTGCCTACATCTGGCTGAATCTCATCGAACAGCGGCTGCGCGCCGTGGTCGGGGCAGTGCTCCGGCCGATCTACGAACCGGTGCACGGCACGGACGACTGGGTCGTCGCGGCCGCCGGGCCCGCCGGGCAGGAATGGGTCCAGCGGGCCGTGGCCGTGCGCGAGGTCAGCCGGCGCAAGGGCTACCTGCTCGACTCCGCCGACGACAACGTGCTGAGTTTCCTGACCCTGCCCCAGCTGCGGGAGCTGATGGTCCAGCACTGGCCGTGCTTCGAGCCGTACTTCGACGACCGGCGCGAGATCGAGCTGGCCCTGGACGAGCTGGAGGTCACCCGCAACGTCGTCTCCCGCAACCGGGCGCTGTCGCGGCCCGTGCTGGAGCAGGCGGAGCGGGCCTCGGCGCGCCTGCTGGAGGTACTGGGCGGGGTATCCGGCAGCCCCTCCGCGGAGCGACTGCCGATCGACGCCGTCGAAGACCTGGTGGGCGACCGGTACGCGGACGTCATCTCGGTCCACCCCGACCGGGTACGACTGCAGCGCCAGCTCCCGGCCGAGGACCTCTTCGGGGGCGCGCGCCGGCTCGACGCCATCGGCATAGGGCTCAACCTGCTGGTTCAGAACTTCTCGGGCCGAAGACTCGTCCGGCTCACGGAGGCCGGGTGCCGGGTGCGGCTGCTGTTCCTGAACCCGGCGAGCAGCGCCGTGAAGCGGCGCGAGCGGGAACTGGGTCTGCGCAAGGGCGAGCTGAGCCGCTCGGTGGAGATGAACATCCTCCACGTCCGCCGGGTCCGGGCGGGTCTGCGGGACCCCTCCCGCTTCGAGATCCACGTCTTCGACGAGACCCCGCGGTTCACCGCCTACCTGGTGGAGGGGCAGTCCTCCGGCATCGCGGTGGTCCAGTCCTACCTGCGCAGGGCGCGCGGCATGGAGTCGCCCGTCCTGGTGCTGCGGGGCGGCGGTCGCGGGGTGCCGAAGGACGCGGAGCACGGGCTGTTCACGACGTACCGGGAAGAGTTCGAGTCGATGTGGGAGGACTCCCGGCCGGTGTCCTGA